The DNA region AGGCGGGCGCCATCACCCCCGAGCAGCGGGTCGAGCTGCTCACCGGGCTGGTGCGCGCCGTCGCCTGGTCCACCTTCGAGTGGCGCGACGGCACGTACGCGTTCCAGCACGGCCGCCCGCCGGCCGGGCGGGTGCCGCTCCGGCTCGATCCGGCCGAGGTGATCCTGGAGGGCATCCGGCGCACCGCCACGCCGGAGCGCCTCCGCGAGGAGCTGCCCGGCGCCGCGCACCTCGCCCCGGTCCCGGATCCCGCCTTCGAGCTGTACGCGCTGCGGCTGCGGCCGGAGGAGGCGCGGCTCCTCGCGCTCGCCGACGGCACGAAGAGCGTGGACGACCTGCTGCGGCTCACCGAGCTGCCGGAGCGCGACGCGCGCGCGTTCCTGGCCGCCTGCCGCACGCTCCGCGTGCTCGACGAGGTCGAGCGCGTGCTCGCCTCGACCCGCCGGATCGGCTTCATGTAGCGGCCCCGCGGGCCCGCGCGGCGCCCGCCGCGCTACCCCTTGCCCGCGCGGCGTCAAAGGACTATAAGTTCCGGCCCTTTGCAGGCCGGCGTCCGTACCGGCCCTTTCCAGGCCGGAGCCCCATGACCCCCCGCGAGCAGATCCGCAACGTGGCGATCGTCGCCCACGTCGACCACGGCAAGACCACCCTCGTCGATTACATGCTGCGCCAGGCCGGCGTGTTCCGGGCCAACGAGCAGATGGTCGAGCGGGTCATGGACTCGAACGACCTCGAGCGCGAGAAGGGCATCACCATCCTCGCGAAGAACACCGCGGTCACCTACCAGGGCGTGAAGATCAACATCGTGGACACGCCCGGCCACGCCGACTTCGGCGGCGAGGTGGAGCGCGCGCTGCGCCTGGTGGACGGGGTGCTGCTGCTGGTGGACGCGGCCGAGGGGCCGCTCCCGCAGACGCGCTTCGTGCTCTCCAAGGCGCTCTCGATGGGCCTGCCCTCGGTGCTGGTCGTCAACAAGGTGGACCGGCAGGACGCGCGCGCGAAGGAGGTCCTCGACCTCGTCTACTCGCTGTACATCGACCTCGGCGCGAACGAGCGGCAGATCGACTTCCCGGTGATCTACGCGATCGCGCGCGAGGGCAAGGCCGCCCACACCGTGCAGGGCGCGTTCGCGGCCGACTCGCTGAAGCCGCTGTTCGACGCGATCCTCACGCACGTCCCGCCCCCGCCCGCCGGCGAGCGCGAGACGCTGCAGATGCTGGTGGACAACCTCGACTACGACGACTACGTGGGCCGCCTCGCCATCGGCCGGGTGGCCTCCGGCGTGGCGCGCGAGGGGATGTCGATCTCGGTGCTGCGCGAGGAGGGCAGGATCGTCCCCGCCAAGATCGTGCGGCTGTACGCCTACGACGGCCTGAAGCGCGTCGAGGTGAAGGACGCCGGCCCGGGCGAGATCGTGTGCATCGCCGGCGCCGAGGAGATCGGCATCGGCGACACCATCGCCGACCCGGCCGCCCCGGAGGCGCTCCCGCGCATCAGCGTGGAGGAGCCCACCATGTCGATGGTCTTCAAGGTCA from Anaeromyxobacter dehalogenans 2CP-C includes:
- the typA gene encoding translational GTPase TypA translates to MTPREQIRNVAIVAHVDHGKTTLVDYMLRQAGVFRANEQMVERVMDSNDLEREKGITILAKNTAVTYQGVKINIVDTPGHADFGGEVERALRLVDGVLLLVDAAEGPLPQTRFVLSKALSMGLPSVLVVNKVDRQDARAKEVLDLVYSLYIDLGANERQIDFPVIYAIAREGKAAHTVQGAFAADSLKPLFDAILTHVPPPPAGERETLQMLVDNLDYDDYVGRLAIGRVASGVAREGMSISVLREEGRIVPAKIVRLYAYDGLKRVEVKDAGPGEIVCIAGAEEIGIGDTIADPAAPEALPRISVEEPTMSMVFKVNDGPFAGREGKYVTSRNIRERLYREAYRNVSIRVEDTDTPDAFKVVGRGELQLAVIVENMRREGYEVTVSNPEPILKTVGGEVHEPMELLVCDLPDDGVGGVTQSMGSRKGRMVDMQPLGSGRTRLQFRVPARGLIGFRGDFLTLTRGEGIMSSQFDGYEPWQGKIEKRKSGAIVADRIGDVVAYACFYAQERGALFVKPGDKVYPGMIVGEHSHDNDLDFNICKEKKLTNIRAAGRDENVILTPPRELSLEAALEWIAEDELVEVTPQSIRLRKKFLDPTARYKIERDRKRGQAEAS